In Lacinutrix sp. Bg11-31, the DNA window TGCTTTGGTTACTCTTTTTGCCGTTAGTTGGTCGAATTTGTAGCTTTTTTTAGCACGATTAAAATTACGTTTATTAATAGCTTCAGATAATCTTCCGTTACTTTCTAAACCACCATCTTTAGCTGTAGATGGAGCTGCAATTACTGCACAACTTCCAAAACCTGAGCATGAAGGGTCTTCGCAATCTATTAAACCATCACCATCATCATCTATACCATTATCGCAAATCTCTTGAGCAACAGGAGCTGTTGGACAACGTGCTCCATCGTTACTTGCGCTTGATGGACCAAAAGCAAACAAGTTAGATTCCATACTTGATGTTGCATCTAAATTTTGCACATTTTGAATAACGTAAATAGTTCCTGTTTGATTTGCCGACACGTAAAAACGCCCAGAAGCATCAAAATAAACAGCACCATAAGTGTAGTTAAGTCCAGATAAAATTGGCACTTCGCCTAAAGCCTCAACAACACTTGTTGTTGGATTAATACGATATAAAATATTCGTATTTTTTTCTACTGCATATAAATTACCATCTACTGCATTAAAAGCCCAATCGTGAATACTAATGTTTTGAGATAATGTCTCTGCAGATAAATATTGTGTGTATGTTGCAGAATTTGGATCTAAATCTATTTTATAATAGGTTGTACCTCCTGCTTTAAAATAATAGACACCTTGCGTGCTTATATCTCCTACATATTTATTGCCAGTCGTTAATTCTGGGATAGTAAAAGACGTTGTTTGAAAATCGTTACCAATTCTAACAATAGTTTTAGAAGGTGTACTTAAATAACCCCAAATATAACCGTCTGCTGGATTATAAGCTGTTGCATTTATATTTCCTGGTGTAATATCTGCCGCAGCAAGATAAGAGTTACCAGAAGCTAGATCTATTGCATAAACATCGTTATACTGAAATAAATAAGCACTAAAATCACAATTAAAAGGAATGTTTTGTGCTTGACCTGTTAAGCTAAAAAATAATATTGCAATTACTAATATTTGATTTTTTAATATGTATTTTTTTGTTATCATGGTTTGTTTATTTCTTAATTGCAAGTCAAATTTACTTTAGAAACTCGTTTTAAATCATGTTTTTCGTTTAGTGTAATTTTAGTGTAGACGAATGGTTATTATCTGTAGATAAGCGATTTCACTTTACAGTTTTACAAAGATGTTGGTGAAATAATTTTTACCTTGTTCGTCTTGTTGAGTTGAAATCCCAAAATCTGTAAAGTCTGGATTTTCTATATTCTGTCTATGCCCTTCGCTATTTATCCAAGCATCAACTAAAGATTGTGCATTACTAAAACCAAAACCAACATTTTCTGAAACATTTTTAGCATTAACAGACTCTTTTAGGTTTTGCGATCTTAAATAAAAAAAATCATGGCTTGGCACTCCTTTATTAACCATGTATTGGTTGTGCTTAGTAGCTTCTTTAGATGCTGCATTTAATATATTTAAAGTATTAAGGCCTTGAGATATTCTGTAGGCATTAATGAGCTCAGCAATTTCATAATCTAATTGTGTATATTCTACACTTATGTTTTCTAATTTGTATTCTTCTGGAGTAGTATTCTCTTCTTCTACAGAACAAGACATAAAAAAGGCGCTAAATAAAACGGCTACTAAAACTAATTTTTTCATCACGATTGGTTTATTTGATGACAAAATTAATTTAAAAGGCAGTTGAATTTTATGTTTTTCGATTAGGTGACTTTTATGTGTAGACGAATGGTTTAAACATTAAGATAAACGCTGGCAATTTTAATTAGCAGTGTTATGGAATCTTTTTAAAGACAAAAAGACCATTTAAAGTATATACAATCTATCCTTTTTGAAGACAGTTGTAAATGTAAATGTATTTTAAATGATTGTGTTGAGATTGTTTTTTTGGTTAACGCACTATTACCAAAACTGAAGTTAAACTAAACGATTTAAATAATAGCTTAAATACTTAATTACAGCAAATTTAGACGTTTCATTAGTTCTGGCCTGTTAGATCTGCTTACAGGAATAACATCTTTTTTAATTAACACACTGTTATCCTCGATATCAATTATTTTTTTAATATTTATAATATAAGAACGATGCACTTTTAAAAATAAACTATCTGGAAGCTTGTCTTCAATTTTCTTTAATGTAGAGTGTACTGTGTAGTTTTTATCTTCAGTTTTAACTTGAATATAGTCCCCTTTTGCTTCCACTAAATAAATACTTGGGATATCTATTTTAATTAAACGTCTATC includes these proteins:
- a CDS encoding CAP domain-containing protein — translated: MKKLVLVAVLFSAFFMSCSVEEENTTPEEYKLENISVEYTQLDYEIAELINAYRISQGLNTLNILNAASKEATKHNQYMVNKGVPSHDFFYLRSQNLKESVNAKNVSENVGFGFSNAQSLVDAWINSEGHRQNIENPDFTDFGISTQQDEQGKNYFTNIFVKL